A genomic window from Eleginops maclovinus isolate JMC-PN-2008 ecotype Puerto Natales chromosome 9, JC_Emac_rtc_rv5, whole genome shotgun sequence includes:
- the LOC134869493 gene encoding pyroglutamyl-peptidase 1-like — protein MDNSKRTVVVTGFGPFGEHTVNASWIAVQELKKLGLGSEVDLHVSEVPVEYQTVQSLLPSLWKKHHPQLVVHVGVSGMATTVTLEKCGRNHGYKGLDNSSFCPDSQCCIVGGPDCINSVIDMESVCKRVTSSGLGVAVSVSRDAGRYLCDFTYYTSLYLSHGRSAFVHVPPLGKPYSGEDLGRALQAIIQEMLELIDQAEEKIHCQHFH, from the exons ATGGACAACAGTAAACGGACTGTGGTCGTTAcag GTTTTGGGCCATTTGGTGAGCACACCGTCAACGCCAGCTGGATAGCAGTACAG GAACTGAAGAAGCTCGGACTGGGCAGTGAAGTGGACCTGCATGTGTCCGAGGTTCCTGTAGAGTACCAGACAGTCCAGAGTTTGCTGCCTTCATTATGGAAGAAGCATCATCCACAG TTGGTGGTTCATGTTGGAGTCTCAGGTATGGCCACTACTGTCACGTTGGAGAAGTGTGGCAGAAATCATGGCTACAAGGGCCTGGACAACAGCAGCTTCTGTCCCGATTCAcagtgttgcattgtgggaggcCCCGACTGTATCAACTCAGTTATTGACATGGAATCAGTCTGTAAGAGAGTGACGTCCTCAGGACTGGGAGTAGCTGTGTCTGTCTCCAGAGACGCTGGAAG GTATCTGTGTGATTTCACCTACTACACTTCTCTGTACCTGAGCCATGGTCGTTCTGCCTTCGTTCATGTGCCTCCTCTTGGAAAGCCTTACAGCGGGGAAGACCTGGGCCGTGCGCTGCAGGCCATCATCCAGGAGATGCTGGAGCTTATAGACCAGGCCGAAGAGAAAATCCACTGCCAGCACTTCCACTAA
- the lsm4 gene encoding U6 snRNA-associated Sm-like protein LSm4, translating to MLPLSLLKTAQNHPMLVELKNGETYNGHLVSCDNWMNINLREVICTSRDGDKFWRMPECYIRGSTIKYLRIPDEIIDMVKEEVVSKGRGRGGPQQNKQQGKGRGGGVGRGLFGGRGRGMSGPGRGQQQQLQLQQDKKPGKPQGMKNQH from the exons ATG CTTCCACTATCTCTGCTTAAGACTGCCCAGAACCATCCTATG CTGGTGGAGCTGAAAAATGGAGAGACGTATAACGGTCACCTGGTTAGCTGTGACAACTGGATGAACATCAACCTGAGAGAAGTCATCTGCACCTCCAGG GACGGAGATAAGTTCTGGAGGATGCCTGAGTGCTACATCAGAGGAAGTACCATCAAGTACCTGCGAATCCCCGATGAGATCATCGACATGGTGAAGGAGGAGGTGGTGTCAAAGGGCCGCGGACGTGGAGGCCCTCAGCAGAACAAACAGCAGGgcaaaggaagaggaggaggagtcggCCGAG gtcTGTTTGGCGGCCGTGGCAGAGGGATGTCTGGTCCTGGTcggggccagcagcagcagctgcaactGCAGCAGGATAAGAAACCCGGCAAACCACAGGGAATGAAGAACCAGCACTGA
- the LOC134869546 gene encoding transcription factor JunD-like has protein sequence MMKKDINLSLVVEADLKPHLRDAESILNSPDLGLLKLASPELERLIIQSNGMVTTTPTSSHFLYPKTVTDEQEFAEGFVKALEDLHKQNQLNGAGQTNLDLGANLTPVTVQPDLPVYTNLNSYGSGPLETTVNYSTDTVPFPPPPVHHLGAAPLELSRVQPLKEEPQTVPDVQSFGESPPLSPIDIDSQDDMKAERKRLRNRIAASKCRMRKLERISRLEDKVKSLKSHNTDLASTASLLRDQVAQLKQKVLTHVNSGCQLLPHEVQVH, from the coding sequence ATGATGAAGAAGGATATTAACTTGAGCCTGGTGGTGGAGGCAGACCTTAAACCGCATCTCCGCGACGCCGAAAGCATCCTCAATTCCCCGGATCTTGGGCTTCTCAAGCTGGCCTCCCCGGAGCTGGAGAGACTCATCATCCAGTCCAATGGGATGGTCACCACCACACCGACCAGCTCCCACTTCCTCTACCCGAAGACGGTGACGGACGAGCAGGAGTTCGCCGAGGGCTTCGTGAAGGCACTGGAGGATTTACACAAGCAGAACCAGCTGAACGGAGCCGGGCAGACCAACCTGGACCTCGGTGCTAACCTCACCCCGGTCACCGTCCAGCCGGATCTACCTGTGTACACCAATTTGAACAGTTACGGTAGTGGCCCACTGGAAACCACTGTCAACTACTCCACGGACACGGTCCCCTTTCCACCCCCTCCAGTGCACCATTTGGGGGCAGCCCCGCTGGAGCTGTCTCGGGTCCAGCCGCTGAAGGAGGAGCCTCAGACGGTCCCAGATGTTCAGAGCTTCGGAGAGAGCCCGCCGCTGTCTCCCATCGACATTGACTCACAGGATGACATGAAAGCCGAGAGAAAGAGGCTCAGGAACCGGATTGCAGCCTCCAAGTGTCGGATGCGCAAACTGGAGCGGATCTCCAGGCTGGAGGACAAGGTCAAATCGCTGAAAAGCCACAACACCGACCTGGCCTCCACCGCCAGCCTGCTGAGGGACCAGGTGGCCCAGCTGAAACAGAAAGTCCTTACCCATGTCAACAGCGGCTGCCAGCTGCTGCCACACGAGGTGCAGGTCCACTAG